From Suncus etruscus isolate mSunEtr1 chromosome 6, mSunEtr1.pri.cur, whole genome shotgun sequence, one genomic window encodes:
- the LOC126011966 gene encoding leupaxin-like has product MPYWKNWNFLLSKMMTIPTQLLLPRINIPERRITMQSLQRSFPGPKTNVYSELQEPKELSPPPKTTAASQLDEIMANLYEMQVKAAVKPDASKKNLPDKQDNKTSLDSMLGSLEQDLLNLGITTVPKGHCASCRKPIVGKVIHALGQSWHPEHFICNHCEEEIAFRPFFERRGVAYCPKDYHQLYSPRCAYCAAPIIDRVLTAMDQTWHPEHFFCSHCGEVFGEEGFHEKDKKPYCRKDFLALFSPKCGGCNRPVLENYLSAMNTVWHPECFVCRDCFSTFSTGSFFELDGRPFCELHYHQRQGTLCHGCEKPITGRCISAMGYKFHPEHFVCAFCMTQLSKGIFKEQNGKTYCQPCFNKLYSL; this is encoded by the exons ATGCCTTATTGGAAGAATTGGAATTTTCTACTCTCCAAGATGATGACTATTCCAACCCAGCTTCTCTTACCCCGAATCAACATTCCAGAAAGGAGAATAACAATGCAGAGTCTTCAGAGATCCTTTCCAGGCCCA AAAACCAATGTCTACAGTGAGCTTCAAGAACCAAAAGAATTATCACCACCACCTAAAACCACAGCAGCTTCTCAACTGGATGAAATCATGGCCAATCTATATGAAATGCAGGTTAAGGCTGCTGTGAAACCAGATGCCAGCAAGAAGAACTTACCAGATAAACAGGATAACAAGACCTCCTTGGATTCAATGCTTGGGAGTTTGGAGCAGGATTTGCTGAACCTTGGAATTACCACAGTGCCCAAGGGTCATTGTGCTTCCTGCCGGAAACCGATTGTTGGGAAGGTGATCCACGCTCTAGGGCAGTCATGGCACCCAGAACACTTCATCTGTAATCACTGCGAGGAAGAGATTGCCTTCAGACCCTTTTTTGAGCGGAGGGGTGTGGCCTACTGCCCCAAGGATTACCATCAACTTTATTCTCCACGCTGTGCCTACTGTGCTGCCCCCATCATAGATAGAGTGCTGACAGCAATGGACCAAACTTGGCACCCAGAGCACTTCTTTTGCTCTCACTGCGGAGAGGTGTTTGGTGAAGAAGGTTTCCATGAAAAAGACAAGAAGCCATATTGCCGAAAGGATTTCTTAGCCCTGTTCTCCCCCAAGTGTGGTGGCTGCAACCGCCCAGTATTGGAAAACTACCTTTCAGCCATGAACACTGTCTGGCATCCAGAATGCTTTGTTTGTAGGGATTGCTTCAGCACTTTTTCTACTGGCTCCTTCTTTGAACTGGATGGACGTCCCTTCTGTGAGCTGCACTATCACCAGCGCCAAGGGACCCTCTGCCATGGATGTGAGAAGCCCATCACTGGGCGCTGCATCAGTGCCATGGGATATAAGTTTCATCCTGAGCACTTTGTTTGTGCTTTCTGCATGACACAGTTGTCcaagggcatcttcaaggaacaGAATGGCAAGACCTATTGTCAGCCCTGTTTTAATAAGCTCTACTCCCTGTAA
- the RTP1 gene encoding receptor-transporting protein 1, giving the protein MRIFRPWRLRCPALHLPSLPSFSIKCSLPSLAPDETMCKSVTTGEWKKVFYEKMEEVKPADSWDLIIDPNLKHNVLAPGWKQYLELHASGRFHCSWCWHTWQSPHVVILFHFFLDRAQRAGSVRMRVFKQLCYECGTARLDESSMLEENIESLVENLITSLREQCYGERGGHYRIHVASRQDTRRHRGEFCEACQEGIVHWKPSEKLLEEEATTYTFTRAPSPSKPQAETGSGCNFCTIPWCLFWATVLLLIIYLQFSFRSSV; this is encoded by the exons ATGAGGATTTTTAGACCTTGGAGACTGCGCTGCCCTGCCTTGCACCTACCCTCACTCCCTTCATTTTCCATCAAGTGCAGTTTGCCCTCCCTTGCGCCAGACGAGACCATGTGTAAAAGCGTAACCACGGGCGAATGGAAGAAAGTCTTCTATGAGAAAATGGAGGAGGTAAAGCCAGCGGACAGCTGGGACCTCATCATAGATCCCAACCTCAAGCACAATGTGCTGGCCCCAGGCTGGAAGCAGTATCTGGAGTTGCATGCATCAGGCAG GTTCCACTGCTCCTGGTGCTGGCACACCTGGCAGTCGCCCCATGTGGTCAtcctcttccactttttcttggATCGTGCCCAGCGGGCGGGCTCGGTGCGGATGCGAGTCTTCAAGCAGCTGTGCTACGAGTGTGGCACTGCCCGGCTGGACGAGTCGAGCATGCTGGAGGAGAACATCGAGAGCCTGGTGGAGAACCTCATCACCAGCCTTCGCGAGCAGTGCTACGGGGAGCGGGGAGGCCACTACCGCATCCATGTGGCCAGCCGCCAAGATACGCGGCGGCACCGGGGCGAGTTCTGCGAGGCCTGCCAGGAGGGCATCGTGCACTGGAAGCCCAGCGAGAAGCTGCTGGAGGAGGAGGCGACCACCTACACCTTCACCCGGGCCCCCAGCCCCAGCAAGCCGCAGGCCGAGACGGGTTCTGGCTGCAACTTCTGCACTATCCCCTGgtgcttgttttgggccacagtcctGCTGTTGATCATCTACCTGCAGTTTTCTTTCCGCAGTTCTGTCTAA